The Candidatus Eremiobacteraceae bacterium genome segment GCGACGTCCAGCGACGCGCCGAACGACCTCGCCCCATGTCCTGCGACTCCGTAACAAATGATATGCCACCGGCGTCTAAGTCGTGCAGGACATCGAGTGCGCGAGATTGCGTCGAGTCCGTGCCGACCGAGTACCGCACGATGCCGAAGCGCGGCAGGTCGCGGATCCCCGACTCAAGAGCATCCTCGTCGATCAGCGAGGGCGGAAAGGACCGGAGGTCAGACATCTACGTGCTACATCTCGAACGGCAAAATGGGAAGGCGGAGGCTACTAACTTGTCACGGAAAGTGACGATCAAAGAACTTGCGGCGACGCTCGGCGTGTCCGTGCCGACGCTTCGCAAGTACGGCGAATGCGGCCTGTTGGGCGTCGACGAGGTGTCCGGACGGACAAACCTCTTCGATGAAGCAGCAGCGCTCCACCGTGTCGCCGAGATCAACCGACTGAAGAGCAAAGGCTATTCGCTCTCGCTCATCCGCGAGAAGCTCGAGCAGCCGAACGGCCACAGCCGCCTCAACCTCGGCCTCGAAGATGAGACTTTCAGCCACGGACGGCACGTACTCCTCATCGTCAAAGACATGGAAGAGTACGTCGGCTTCGCGCGATCCTTCGTCGACAACGGGCTGCGCGGACATCAAGCGGTCGTGCTGTGCGTCCACCCGGACCATCGCGATCGGCTCGAAGCGATGATCTCGGCGTGCGGCCACGACGTCGAAGCGCTCCGGCACACGCACCAGCTCACCTTCACGTGGTACGAGTCGCTCAGCGGTTTCGACGCGATCCGACAGATCGAGTCGTTCGACGCGACCGTGCGCGAAGTCATGAAGGCCGGCTGGAGCGAAGTTCGTTTCCTTGGCCATCCGGAAGTCGACCCTTCGGAAGTCGACGCCGCGGCGCTACGCAAATACGAAGAGCGCCTGAGCGACTGGATCGCCAAACTTCCCGCGCTGCTCGTCTGCGTGTGGATGGCGCCGAAAGGCAACGCGCAAACGCTCCTCGAGCTGCAGCGCCTTCACCGCGAGTTCGTGTGTGGAGAAGACACGTTCGTCAAGACCTGACGGCTGTCAGCGCCAGGACTCTCCGGCGGTCGACCTTAAAGGTCGACCGCTCGGTTTTTCCCGGGCATATAGTAAGGAAGGAACGAACCGTGGAGCGCACCCTCATCCTCGCCAAACCCGACGCCGTGCAGCGGGGACTGATCGGTGAGATCGTCACGCGATTCGAGCGGCGCGGCCTTCAGATCGTCGGCATGAAGCTCATGCACGTCGGCACTTCGCTCGCCCGCGAGCACTACAAAGAACACGTCGGCAAACCGTTCTTCAAGGGACTGGTCGACTACATCACGAGCACGCCTGTCGTCGCGATGGTCGTCGAGGGGCCGAATGCGATCGAGGTCTGCCGCACGACGATCGGTGCGACGAACCCGGTCGCGGCGACGCCCGGTTCGATCCGCGGTGATCTCGGCATCGAGGTCGGACGCAATCTCGTCCACGGTTCCGATAGTCCGAAGAGCGCGAAGCGCGAGATCAAGCTGTTCTTCAAGGCGGCCGAGCTCGTCGGTTACAAGCGAGCCGTCCAACGCTGGATCACGGAGTAGCCCGATGACCACCGACGGCGGCTCGACGATCGTCGACATCCACGCACGAGAGATCCTCGATTCGCGCGGCAATCCGACGGTGAGCGTCACGGTCAAGACGTCAGCCGGAAACGTCGGCGAAGCGGCGGTTCCGTCGGGTGCGTCGACCGGAACGAACGAAGCGCTCGAGTTGCGCGATGCAAATCCGAAGCGTTACGGCGGCAAGGGCGTCCTCAAGGCGGTACACAACGTCACCGGGCCGATCGCGAAGACCCTGCGCGGCATTCCCGTCGCCGATCAGGCCGGCATCGACAAGGCGCTGATCGCGCTCGACGGCACGCCGAACAAGGCGAACATGGGCGCCAACGCGATGCTCGGCGTTTCGCTCGCGTGCGCGCACGCGGCTGCGGCCGACCTCGAGATGCCGCTCTATCGTTACCTCGGCGGCACGCAAGCGTCGGTGATGCCGGTGCCGATGATGAACGTCGTCAACGGAGGTAAGCACGCCGACGGCGCGCTGCAATTCCAGGAATGCATGATCGTGCCGGTCGGCGCGCCATCGCTCGCCGAAGCGGTGCGCTACGGCGCCGAAGTCTTCCACAAGCTCGGTGCGACATTGAAGAAGAAGGGCTTTGCCACGACCGTCGGCGACGAGGGCGGGTACGCGCCGCCGCTCACCCATATAGAAGAAGCGCTCGGGTACATCTGCGACGCGATCACCGCTGCGGGCTACAAGCTCGGAAGCGACGTATCGCTCGCGCTTGATCCGGCGTCGAGCGAGTTCCGAGAGCAGGGCGGTTACCTCGCGGTGCGTGACGGGAAGCCGCTAACGTCTTCACAGATGGTCGATCTCTACGAAAAACTCGTCGGCGCATTTCCGATCGTCAGCATCGAAGACGGACTCGGCGAAGACGACTGGGATGGCTGGAAGGAACTGACATCGCGCCTTGGCGATCGCGTCCAGCTCGTCGGCGACGATCTCTTCGTCACGAACGTCAAGTTCTTGCAGCGTGGCATCGACGAGCACGTCGCGAACGCGATCCTCGTCAAGGTCAATCAGATCGGAACGTTGACCGAGACGATCGACTGCGTCGAGACGGCGCAGCGCGCCGGATACAAGCCGGTGATATCGCACCGCTCCGGCGAGACCGCGGACACGACGATCGCCGATCTCGCGGTCGCGCTCAACGCGGGCCAGATCAAGACGGGCTCGCTTTCGCGCAGCGATCGGGTCGAGAAATACAACCGTCTTATGGCCATCGAAAGCGAGCTCGGTTCGTCGTCGGCATACCTCGGCGCGAAGGCATTCGCGAGGTGAGGCGCCGAAATGGATGTCGGTGGGCCTGTAGCTCAGCGGTTAGAGCGGCCGGCTCATAACCGGTTGGTCGAAGGTTCAAATCCTTCCGGGCCCAGTTTTGAAACGCGCAAGATGTGCCCCCATCGTCTAGAGGCCTAGGACACCGCCCTTTCACGGCGGCGACGGGGATTCGAATTCCCCTGGGGGTACCAAAAACGAAGCGGACCGAAACCGGTCCGCTTCGTGTCACTACGTGCGCTGCAAATATGAAAACCGACGGCGAGGGGGGCTTTGCGCCCGAATCGAAACGCAAAAGCCTTAACCTGTCCGCGCGGAGCTTGACCTCATGCGTCGATTGAACATCATGACCGCGGCCGCCTTATCGGCTGGGGTCGTCACGCTTCTTCCGCTCGCAGCGACCGCGGGCACGACCGGCGTCATCAGCGGGTATGTCATGACGATGGAAGGGCACCCCCTTCCAGGCGCGACCGTGCAGATCGTCGATCTGCCGTACGCGACGCAACCCGTCCGAGACGTCGACTTCTCGAGGCGGCTGCTCGACGCGCGCACGACGGACTCGAACGGCTTCTTCGTCTTCCTGTCGATGAATCCGGGGGTCTACGAGATCCGCCCGGTGATGTCGGGCTGGAACTTCTACTGCGTGCCGCGCGTCGTCGTATTCGCCGACGAGACGAGCTTCATCGACATGTCGATGACCGATCTTGAATTGTTCGTGCCATGCCAGGGCACGCAGTACTACGGCCCGATCGGCTAGCGTGTAAGGCCCGACAGAGCGCGCCGCGCATCGCCTTCGTTGGTGAGCGAGTCGAATGAGCGATTCACAATCTGTCATCATCGTATCCGGAACCGCGCCTGGAAGATCAGAAACGCTACCTTATAGGCGAGCCCGACCAGCTAGGGCACGGGCGTGCTCTGCGCGTCGACGGCGATGTACGGCACGTAACGAAAATCGCGAATGCGCGAGATCCGGTCGTCCGTCCATTCGAGCAAGACGAAATATGCCGCTGCGTCGCTCGATGGCGGGCGGAACATCGCGATCGCTGCGACGTTATCGACGAATCGCAGTTCGGCCCGAACATCTTCGGACTTGAGGATCTCGGCGTAGCGATCGAAATAGCCTGCATCCTTGACTCGGCGCTGGACAAGCGATACTTGCTCGAGCTGCGCCTCCTCGGCGAGCAGCTTGCGAAGTGTCGTCCAATCGCGATCGTTGAAGAGATCCACGTAGCGCTGGAGATAGACGCGTTCCTCGGTGGAAAGCGCTGGCACTTTTTGCGGCGACGCCGAGACCGCTCGCGGAGCGATGTTCGCTCGCGCCCGCGAAAGCGCTGCCTTCACCGCGCCGACGGTCGTCCCCATCGTCGTTGCGACCTCCTCGAGCGAGTGACCGAGCACGTCTTTGAGAATGATCGCAGCGCGCTGCACGGGCGGAAGTTCGATGAATGTCGTCAGGGCGGCTTCAACGAGTGCCGGATCGACACGGTCGTCTTCCGGCTCGGCGCGATCCGGCACCGCCGAAACCGGCTCGACATTCTTGCGCTCGTAGCGTTTGAGAAAATCCACGGCGGTGTTATGCGCGATGCGGAAGAGCCAGGGCTTTAAGTTCGGCGGCTCCCTCATCTGGCCAAGGGCGTAATAGGCTTTCGCGAGCGAATCTTGGACGACGTCTTCGCCATCGAAGACCGAGCCGGTCATGCGCGCGCAATAGCGATGGAGCTCCGGCCGCAGTTCGTCGACGAGCTCCATGAAGCGATCGCGCGCCTCTATCATCGCCGGGAGCAGCGTGACCGTTTCGTCTTGCACGCGTTATCTCATACGTCGGTTCAGCATGAAACGGCGAAAGCCGGAGCCGAGCACCATCAGCATGCCGGCGCCTGCGCCGCCGCCGACCCACGGCAAGACGCACTCTTCGATCGGCATCCCGAATATGTGAGCGAACACGATCACGTGATCGCACCTCACGACAGCGCGGTGAGCGCGGCATCGACGACTCGGCTCCACTTCGCATCGGGCGAGGTCTGATCGCCGTAGTTGTCGTGCCAGTTCCACCACTTGTAGGGCTCGCTTTGCGGATAGCCCTCCGGTGAGTCTTCCCACAGTTCCTGGCGCCCGAGCGGCGTGATGTCGAGATAGTTCCAGGTGCTGCCCAACTGTTCGTCGCCGCGGTTGTTGACGAAGTACGTGCGGAAAACGCGCTCGCCGTCTCTGAAGAACACGTTCGTACCGTGCCATTCGTCCACGCCGAAGTCGGCGTCAAAGCTGTCGGTGAGCGTGTACCAGGGCATCTGCCAACCCATAGCGGCCTTCAGCCGCTCGATGTCAGCTTGTGGCGCGCGCGAGACGAACGCGAGCGACGTGTCGCGGGCATTGAGGTGCGACGGGTGGACGACCTGATCGGCCATCAACGAGCATCCGCGGCAGGCATGGTCCGGCCAGCCGAAGACACCGGGCTCAAAGAACGCGCGGTAAACGACGAGCTGCCGGCGCCCCTCGAACATGTCGAGGAGGCTTACTCTTCCTTTGGGCCCATAGAACTGGTAGCTCTTTTCGACGGCTACCCACGGCATGCGCCGACGCTCGGCGGCCAGCGCGTCTCGGGCGCGGGTCAAGGCCTTTTCTTTGACAAGCAGCTGCTCGCGCGCCGCTTCCCACTGTTGCTGAGGCACGATCTGAGGCGTCTTCATCGCGGTATTCCCTCCATAACTATCTGAGCTGTGGTGAAGACGATTGAGCCCTGTCAAAAAGATACGGGGCCGCAGATATTCGTTTGAGCGTGCTCAGAATGACCCGGAGAGGGTCCCGGAAAAACCGCCAACGTGCGAAACGATGGTGGCGCGATCGTCGGGGTTTCGGATCACGGTGGCTGGGCCGTGCTAGTGACGGTTGCGCGGGATGCAACGCTCCTCGACCGCCGCCGCGTAGAGCTTGTCGACGATGATCTGCCGGGTCTTCCCCACCACCACGAAGGGCAAATGTTGCCGATCGAAGCAGCAGTGGCGCTGGTCGAGCGAGTGCGCGCGTCGGCGGAGAGGCATGCGGTACTCGCGCTCGCGGCCGTGGCGGAGACGGTACCGGGCATCGTCGGCATCGCACTTCGCCGGTGCCCGCAGCTTCCGCCGACGATTGCCGAGAGAATAAAGGACTATCGCGCCCGAAACGTC includes the following:
- a CDS encoding MEDS domain-containing protein, whose protein sequence is MSRKVTIKELAATLGVSVPTLRKYGECGLLGVDEVSGRTNLFDEAAALHRVAEINRLKSKGYSLSLIREKLEQPNGHSRLNLGLEDETFSHGRHVLLIVKDMEEYVGFARSFVDNGLRGHQAVVLCVHPDHRDRLEAMISACGHDVEALRHTHQLTFTWYESLSGFDAIRQIESFDATVREVMKAGWSEVRFLGHPEVDPSEVDAAALRKYEERLSDWIAKLPALLVCVWMAPKGNAQTLLELQRLHREFVCGEDTFVKT
- the ndk gene encoding nucleoside-diphosphate kinase; protein product: MERTLILAKPDAVQRGLIGEIVTRFERRGLQIVGMKLMHVGTSLAREHYKEHVGKPFFKGLVDYITSTPVVAMVVEGPNAIEVCRTTIGATNPVAATPGSIRGDLGIEVGRNLVHGSDSPKSAKREIKLFFKAAELVGYKRAVQRWITE
- the eno gene encoding phosphopyruvate hydratase, yielding MTTDGGSTIVDIHAREILDSRGNPTVSVTVKTSAGNVGEAAVPSGASTGTNEALELRDANPKRYGGKGVLKAVHNVTGPIAKTLRGIPVADQAGIDKALIALDGTPNKANMGANAMLGVSLACAHAAAADLEMPLYRYLGGTQASVMPVPMMNVVNGGKHADGALQFQECMIVPVGAPSLAEAVRYGAEVFHKLGATLKKKGFATTVGDEGGYAPPLTHIEEALGYICDAITAAGYKLGSDVSLALDPASSEFREQGGYLAVRDGKPLTSSQMVDLYEKLVGAFPIVSIEDGLGEDDWDGWKELTSRLGDRVQLVGDDLFVTNVKFLQRGIDEHVANAILVKVNQIGTLTETIDCVETAQRAGYKPVISHRSGETADTTIADLAVALNAGQIKTGSLSRSDRVEKYNRLMAIESELGSSSAYLGAKAFAR
- a CDS encoding carboxypeptidase-like regulatory domain-containing protein — protein: MRRLNIMTAAALSAGVVTLLPLAATAGTTGVISGYVMTMEGHPLPGATVQIVDLPYATQPVRDVDFSRRLLDARTTDSNGFFVFLSMNPGVYEIRPVMSGWNFYCVPRVVVFADETSFIDMSMTDLELFVPCQGTQYYGPIG
- a CDS encoding sigma-70 family RNA polymerase sigma factor codes for the protein MQDETVTLLPAMIEARDRFMELVDELRPELHRYCARMTGSVFDGEDVVQDSLAKAYYALGQMREPPNLKPWLFRIAHNTAVDFLKRYERKNVEPVSAVPDRAEPEDDRVDPALVEAALTTFIELPPVQRAAIILKDVLGHSLEEVATTMGTTVGAVKAALSRARANIAPRAVSASPQKVPALSTEERVYLQRYVDLFNDRDWTTLRKLLAEEAQLEQVSLVQRRVKDAGYFDRYAEILKSEDVRAELRFVDNVAAIAMFRPPSSDAAAYFVLLEWTDDRISRIRDFRYVPYIAVDAQSTPVP
- a CDS encoding DUF899 domain-containing protein, translating into MKTPQIVPQQQWEAAREQLLVKEKALTRARDALAAERRRMPWVAVEKSYQFYGPKGRVSLLDMFEGRRQLVVYRAFFEPGVFGWPDHACRGCSLMADQVVHPSHLNARDTSLAFVSRAPQADIERLKAAMGWQMPWYTLTDSFDADFGVDEWHGTNVFFRDGERVFRTYFVNNRGDEQLGSTWNYLDITPLGRQELWEDSPEGYPQSEPYKWWNWHDNYGDQTSPDAKWSRVVDAALTALS